The genomic DNA CAGTTTCATCAGTAAGATTTGCCAAAAAAATTATTCTTTCCTTATTTTATATCTATATACCATATATCAGCAATGTATTTTCGTAAATTCCTAATACATTCTCGTTCATTGTAAGATTACCGGGAAAAGTGTTGTACATATAGTAGGATGCAAATGAAGAAATGAGATGATAAAAAGCTCGCATAAGCGAGCTTTTTATTAATATACAGATGTATTATTTTCTGACGTATTTTCTAAAATTTCTTTTACACGTCCTAAGAATTTACCACAAATTAAGCCATCTAATACACGGTGATCAAGTGATAAACATAAGTTAACCATATCGCGAGCACCGAACATACCATTATCCATAATTACTGGACGTTTTACAATTGATTCAACTTGTAAAATAGCCGCTTGTGGGTAATTAATAATACCCATAGATTGAACAGAACCGAATGATCCAGTGTTATTAATTGTAAATGTTCCGCCTTGCATTTCGTCCGCTTTTAACGATTTCGTACGTACTTTTCCTGCAAGTTCTGTAATTTCACGAGCGATACCTTTAATCGTCTTCTCGTCCGCGTGTTTAATTACTGGTACAAATAGTTCATCCTCTGTTGCAACAGCGATAGAAAGGTTAATATCTTTCTTCTGAACGATTTTATCGCCAGCCCACATTGAATTAATTTGAGGATATTCTTTTAACGCTTGTGCCACTGCTTTTACGAAGAAAGCAAAGAACGTTAAGTTAAAGCCTTCACGCTTCTTGAAATCCCCTTTAATTGAATTACGGTATGACACAAGGTTTGTCACATCTACTTCAATCATCATCCAAGCATGTGGCGCTTCGTGTTTACTACGTAACATGTTCGCTGCAATTGCTTTACGCACACCTGTTACTGGAATTTCGATATCGCCAGGCATTGTCGGTACAGAAACTGGTTTTGCAGCTTCTACTTTTTGTGCTACCGGCGCTGCTTTTGGTGCTTCTGGACGCGCTTCTACTACTGCCGCTACCGCTTCCTCTTTCTTTGCACCTGCTTGCGGAATATTTCCAGATTCCACTAGCTTTAAAATATCTTTACGAGTGATACGGCCATTTGCTCCCGTACCTTCTACTAAATCTAAATCCACATTATGCTCACCCGCAAGTTTTAACACAGCTGGTGAAAAACGTGGTTTTCCATCAGTTGGTTGTTTTGCTTTCGGTGCTTTTTCAGGCGTAGCTACTTCTGCCTTTGGTTCTTCTTTCGTTTTTTCCTCAACAGCTGTTGCTGCTACTTCATCTGCGCCTTCTACTTGAATCACACAAACTACTTCACCTACAGCTAACGTATCACCTTCACCAGCGATTAACTCTTTCACAATACCAGTAAAAGAAGATGGTACTTCAGCATTTACTTTATCAGTCATTACTTCTGCAAGCGGATCATACTTATTTACGTGATCGCCAACATTAACGAGCCATTTACTAATTGTACCCTCTGTAACGCTCTCCCCGAGCTGAGGCATTGTAATATTTTCTACAGCCATGTATAGTCCCCCCGATTAAAATTCCGCAAGTTCACGCATTGCTTTTTCAACTTTATCTGGATTTACCATAAAGAATTTTTCCATTGTTGGTGCATATGGCATTGCTGGAACGTCTGGACCTGCAAGACGTGCGATTGGCGCATCTAAATCAAACAGACAGTTTTCAGCAATAATTGCTGCCACTTCACTTATAATACTTCCTTCTTTATTGTCTTCTGTTACAAGAAGAACTTTACCTGTTTTAGAAGCAGCTTCAATGATTGCTTCTTTATCTAATGGATATACAGTACGTAAATCAAGAATGTGTGCAGAGATGCCGTCCTGTGCTAACTTTTCAGCTGCTTGAAGAGCAAAATGAACACATAATCCGTATGTGATAACAGTAATATCATCACCTTCGCGTTTTACATCTGCTTTTCCGATTGGTAATACGTAGTCATCTTCTGGTACTTCACCTTTAATTAAGCGATATGCACGTTTATGTTCAAAGAATAATACTGGATCTTCATCACGAATGGCAGCTTTTAGTAAGCCTTTTGCATCATATGGTGTAGAAGGGATAACAATTTTTAAACCTGGTTGGTTTGCAAACATCGCTTCTACAGATTGTGAATGATACAATGCACCGTGAACGCCTCCGCCAAATGGTGCACGAATTGTAACTGGACAAGTCCAATCGTTGTTAGAACGATAACGAATTTTTGCTGCCTCAGAAACAATTTGGTTTACTGCTGGCATGATAAAATCAGCAAACTGCATTTCAGCGATTGGACGCATACCATACATTGCAGCACCAATTGCTACCCCAGCGATTGCAGATTCTGCAAGCGGTGCATCAAGCGCACGATCTTCACCAAATTGATCATACAAACCGTGTGTCGCTTTAAACACGCCACCTTTTTTACCAACATCTTCTCCTAAAACGAATACTTTCTCATCGCGTTCCATTTCTTCGCGCATTGCTAATGTAATAGCATCAATATAAGACATTACAGCCATGAAACGTTCCCCCCTATTCTGCGTATACGTGCTTCAATGCATCTTCAGGTGCTGCATACGGAGCATTTTCTGCATATTCTGTTGCTTCATTTACGATATGCATAATTTCGTCTAACATTTGTTTTTCAGATTCCTCAGTTAACACACCAGCTTCTTTTAAATAAGCTGCAAATGTTATAATTGAATCTTTTTTCTTCGCTTCTTCTACTTCTTCTTTATCACGATAAACACGATCATCATCGTCACTAGAATGTGCTGTTAAACGATATGATACTGTTTCAATTAAAGTCGGGCCTTCACCACGACGACCGCGATCTGCCGCTTCTTTCACAGCTTTATACACTGCAAGCGGATCGTTTCCGTCTATTGTATATCCAGGCATACCGTAACCAATTGCACGATCTGCTACGTTTTTACATGCTAATTGTTTTTCAACCGGAATAGAGATTGCATATTTATTATTTTCACACATGAAAATAACAGGTAGTTTGTGTACACCAGCAAAGTTTGCTCCTTCATGGAAGTCACCTTGGTTTGAAGAACCTTCTCCGAATGTAACAAACGTTACTAAATCTTTCTTCTCCATTTTTCCAGCTAGTGCAATACCAACTGCATGTGGTACTTGCGTTGTTACTGGAGATGAACCTGTAACAATACGATTTTTCTTTTGACCGAAGTGACCAGGCATTTGACGACCACCAGAGTTTGGATCTCCAGCTTTCGCGAAAGCAGACAACATAAGTTCTTTAGCTGTCATACCAAACGCTAGTACAACACCCATATCACGGTAGTATGGTAATGCATAATCTTTTTCTCTATCAAGAGCGAACGCTGCCCCAACTTGTGCAGCCTCTTGTCCTTGACAAGAAATTACGAATGGAATTTTACCAGCACGGTTTAATAACCACATACGTTCGTCAATTTTACGTGCAAGTAACATCGTACGGAACATTTCTAATACTTGCTCATCACTTAAGCCAAGCTCTTCATGGCGCTTTTCTTTTACTTCTGCCATTTTTCATAACCTCCTAAATCCACATTTTTATGCGTGTAACGCTTTTCCATCTACAGCTAATGCTGCTTCACCAATCGCCTCAGATAATGATGGATGCGGATGAATTGTATGTGCTACTTCCCAAGGTGTTGCATCAAGTACTCTTGCAAGACCAGCTTCAGAAATCATATCTGTTACATGTGGTCCAATCATATGAACACCAAGAATGTCATTTGTTTCTTCATCAACTACAAGTTTTACAAATCCATCAGATTCTCCGTATACAAGTGCTTTTCCGATTGCACGGAATGAGAACTTACCTACTTTTAACTTATAGCCTTTTTCTTTCGCTTCTTGTTCTGTTAAACCAACAGAAGCAACTTCTGGACTGCTATATACGCATTTTGATACCATAGAATAATCGATTGGTGTAACTTCTTTACCAGCAATATGTTCTACTGCAACAATTCCTTCATGAGAAGCAACGTGAGCAAGCTGTAAGCCACCGATTACATCTCCAATTGCGTAAATATGAGATTCTTTCGTTTGATAAAACTCATTTGTTTGAATGTATCCTTTTTCCACAACGATATCTGTATTCTCTAAACCAATATTTTGCGTATTAGCTTGTCTTCCTACAGATACAAGCATTTTTTCTGCTTTAAATTCTTTATTCTCACCGTTATGTTCAGCTTGAATTGTTACTCCATTATCTTTTACCAATGTTTCTGGTAATACTTTTGCACCAGTTACCACTTTAATACCTTTTTTCTTGAATAGACGTTGCATTTCTTTTGAAACGTCCTGATCCTCTAGTGGTAATATCGTTTTCGCATACTCTAACACTGTAACTTCTACACCGAAGTCAGCAAGCATAGACGCCCACTCAATACCGATTACACCGCCACCAACGATAATAATCGAACTAGGAAGCGTTTCCATTTTTAGAGCGTGATCGGAAGACATTACGTACTCTCCGTCTAACTCTAAACCTGGTAATGAATTTGGACGAGAACCTGTTGCAACAAGTACATTTTTTGGAATTAACATTTCATTTTCTTCTCCACTTGCAAGTTCAACTGAAATTGTACCTGGCATTGGAGAGAAAATAGATGGGCCAAGAATACGGCCAATACCTTCAAACACATCAATTTTACCTTGTTTCATTAAATGCTGAACGCCTTTATGAAGCTGCGTTACAATCTTTTCTTTGCGCTCTTGTACTTTAGCAAAGTTTAGTTCTACATTACTTGCAATAACTCCGAACTCTTCTCCTTTTTTAGCAGTTGCGTATACTTCTGCACTACGTAAAAGAGCTTTACTAGGAATACATCCTTTGTGTAAACAAGTACCACCAAGATTTTCTTTTTCAACAAGTGCTGTTTTTAATCCTAGTTGTGATGCGCGAATAGCAGCAACATATCCACCTGTACCACCGCCAACGATGACTAAATCATATTCTCTTGCCATTATCTCAACCCCTAGCTACTGTTTGTTTTTCTCTTACAACATACTCTTTCGGCGCTTCTTCTTCACGTAATACACGAAGTGCCCCTTCTGCTAACGCTTCTAACTCATCTTCCCCTGGATGTACGATAACATCTGCAATCCAGTCCACTCGTTCTTTTATTTCATCAACAAGAATTTTACTGTACGCAAGTCCACCAGTTAATACGATTGCATCGATTTTCCCGTGAAGCACAGCACTAGCTCCGCCAATTTCTTTCGCAACTTGATATGCCATTGCTTTATAAATAAGAGTTGCTTCAGGATCACCTTTTTCAACCATTTGTTCTACTTTAATCGCATCATTTGTACCGATTAGACTTACAAGTCCACCTTGTCCGACAAGCTGTTTCACCATTTCGTCTCGGTAATACTCACCAGAGAAACACATTTCAACTAGCTGTCCTACTGGTACTGTACCAGCACGCTCTGGGCTAAATGGTCCTTCTCCGTTTAAGCCATTATTTACATCGATAACTTTTCCTTTTTTATGAGCACCAACTGTAATACCGCCGCCCATATGTGTAACTAATAAATTTAAATCCTCGTATTTGTGATTTAATTGATCAGCTACTTTACGAGCAACCGCTTTTTGATTTAATGCATGGAAGATACTTTTGCGTTCCATACCAGCAATACCGCTGATACGAGCAATTGGCTCCATCTCATCTACAACGACAGGGTCCACAATGAATGCAGGAATATTTAATCCAGAAGCAATTTCATAGGCTAAAATGCCTCCTAGGTTTGAAGCGTGATGACCACTAAACCCATTTTTTAAATCTTCTAACATCGCATCGTTTACTGTATACGTACCGCCTTCGATTGGACGAAGTAATCCACCACGCCCACAAACAGCGTTTAATTTTGAAATGTTAATACCATGAGAATGTAGAACTTCTAAAATCGTTTCTTTACGAAACTCATATTGGTCAATAATTCGCTTATATTTTCCAATCTGTTCTACGTCATGACGAATCGTTTCTTCTAGAACAGGTCTTTCATTATCAAAAACACCAATTTTTGTGGATGTACTACCTGGGTTAATAACAAGAATTCGATTTACAGACAATGTTGCTACCTCCACTAATAAATTTAAAAGGAAGTGGAAACCTCATAAGAGGTAACCACACCTTTTGTAAAAGTTATATATGAATGATTAGCGACGGCTAATAATGTCATGACCGTTGCGTAAGTATGTGCTACGAGAGTTTTTCAAGCTTGCAATGCGCTCTTCAGCTAGACGATCTGCTGCTACATAAGTTGGTATGCCATCACGTTTTGAAATTTCGATTACTTTTGCAATTGTGTCATAGATAGACTCAACACGTTTTAGTGCACGTTCTCTATTGTATCCATATAATTCGTCTGCTACGTTAATTACGCCACCTGCATTAATAACATAGTCTGGTGCGTATACAATACCCATTTCATGAATGATGTCACCGTGACGATCTTCTTTTAATTGGTTATTTGCAGAACCTGCGATTACTTTTGCTTTAAGTTGTGAAATAGTTTCATCATTAACTGTTGCACCTAATGCACATGGTGCGTAAACATCACATTCAACACCGTAAATTTCATTTGGTTCAACTGCTGCCGCACCAAACTCTTCTACTGCACGTTGTACAGCTTCTTTATTTATATCTGTAACGATTAATTTTGCTCCTTCAGCGTGTAAATGTTTGCATAGGTGGTATGCTACATTACCAACACCTTGAACAGCAATTACTTTTCCTTCTAAATTATCAGTACCGAAAGCCTCTTTCGCAGCTGCTTTCATACCACGGTAAACACCGTATGCAGTTACTGGAGATGGGTTACCAGAAGAACCGAATGATGGTGAAATACCTGTTACAAAGTCAGTTTCTTCGTGGATAATATCCATATCATCTACTGTTGTACCAACATCTTCAGCTGTAATATAACGTCCGTTTAGCCCTTGAATATAGCGTCCTAATGCACGGAACATCGCTTCGCTCTTATCTTTACGTGGGTCACCGATAATTACTGTTTTCGCACCACCTAAGTTTAGACCAGCTGCTGCGTTTTTGTATGTCATCCCTTTTGCAAGACGCAATGCATCTTCAATCGCCGCTTCTTCAGAATCATATGTCCACATTCTTGTTCCACCAAGAGCTGGTCCAAGTGTTGTATCATGAATTGCAATAATTGCTTTTAAACCAGATTCTTTATCTTGACAAAATACTACTTGCTCATAATCATATTTTTCTAAGTATTCGAAGATTTCTAATGTCATTGTCGTTTCCCCCTAATGTTTTACCCTTTTTGGTTTATTTTGAAGCAGTCGCAACTGCCAATGCTAATGAATATACTTTTGTTTCTGCTGAATCAGCACGAGATGTTAAAACAATCGGTGCTTTTGCGCCAGCAATCATTGCTCCTACTTTTGCATCCGCAAAGTATACGAGTGATTTGTATAGCACATTTCCAGCTTCAATCGTTGGGACGAGTAAAATGTCTGCCTTACCTGCTACATCACTTACTATGCCTTTATGTTCTGCTGCAATTTGTGATACTGCATTATCTAAAGCAAGTGGTCCATCAACGACACAATTTTTAATTTGTCCGCGACGATTCATTTGAGTTAACATCGCTGCATCAATTGTTGCTTGCATCGCAGGATTCACAACCTCTACCGCTGCAATTGGCGCTACCTTTGGCAAATCCATTCCTATTGCCCGGGCAACTTCTACAGTATTCTGTATAATAGCAGCTTTTTGTGTTACATCAGGTGCAATGTTCATCGCTGCATCTGTAACAAAAATCAGACGATTGTAATTTGGAACTTCAAATGCTGCAACGTGTGAAAGTACACTACCTTTACGAAGTCCCCACTCTTTATTTAATACAGCTTTCAAAATATTTGCTGTTGGGATGTTCCCCTTCATAAGCACATCTGCTTCGCCATTTCTTACAGCTTTAACAGAAAGTTCTGCAGCCTCAGCACTTGATGCTGCTGCAATCACTTCAATATGTTCTGAAGTTTGTAAACCATGTTCTTGTAGCATCCCCATTATTTTCTCTTGATTTCCATATAGACGAAATTGAGCTAGCTGTAATGTAATTGCCTTCGCTACAGCTTCAATTACTTCATGATCTTCAGCTACTGCTACAGCCACCGTTTTTTTAGGCTGGCCTGCCGCTTGATCAATTAAGTGTTCTAACTTCATATTTTGTAATCAACCCTTTCCGTCGTCCCTCGTCTTTTTATAAAGCAAATACCGTGCCAACTTTTAAAAGTGGTCTTACCAATAATGAAAACGCATTCAAAATGCAGTAAAATCAATACTTTGGAAAATAACAAAAGATTCTGTCTTATTTTGTCACTTTTTGTATACCATGCAATAAATTGCACGGTACGCAATTTATTGCACGCTATTTTTTGCACACTCATACTTTTCCAGTTTGTAATATAAATTTCGAACCGAAATTCCTAACGCTCTTGCAGTTTGCGTTTTATTTCCACCAAACCTCTCTAAATATTCATGAATGATATTCCCTTCAAACTCTGTTACTAAATGTTCTAGTGGCTTTTCTTCTAACTCAGGTAATAAATGAGTTTGCTTTGACTCCACCTGCTCTTCGTTATGTAATGGTGGTAAATGGTGTACATCAATATAGGTCTCGTTATAATTCATAAAGATAATAGCTCTCCCCAAAATATTTTCAAGTTCCCTCACATTCCCTGGCCATTCATATGATTGTAAATATGAAATAGCCGAATCAGTGAGCCCCTCTATATTTCGGCCATAATCTTGGTTTATTTTTTGAATTAATCTTTCTGCGATTGCCGGTATATCCCCTTTACGCTGACGAAGAGATGGAATTTGAATTGGAATTTTATTTAACCGATAATATAAATCCTCCCTAAACTCTCCTTCTAGAATGGCCTTTTCTAAATTCACATGTGTCGCCGCAATTACCCTAACATTTATCGGGATTGCTTTCGTCCCACCAACTTTTACAATCTCTTTTTCTTGCAACACGCGAAGGAGTTTCGCTTGTGTATTTGCAGACAATTCTCCTATTTCATCTAAAAAGATACTGCCGTTGTTCGCTTCCTCAAAGAATCCACGCTTCCCGCCTCTTTTCGCTCCAGAAAATGCACCTTCCTCATAACCGAATAATTCACTTTCTAACAACGTCTCCGAAATAGCCGCACAGTTTACACGAACGAACTTATTATATTTTCGATTACTTCCATTATGGATGGCATGCGCAAATAATTCTTTACCTGTCCCTGACTCTCCGCGTAGTAATACTGTTGCTGGTGTATTCGCCCCAAGTTTCGCCTGTTCAATAGCAGCCGTTGTTTCATCTGAATTTCCGACAATATCCTCAAATGAATATTTCGCTTCTAACGTTCGAATAATTTGCCTTGCTCTATTCAATTCATTTGTTAACTTTTGAATTTCTGATACGTCACGAATTACACCGACGCTTCCTTTCAATATTCCATCAACAATAACTGGCGCTACGTTTACAATTACATCTCGCTTTTTCTGCCCAATCTTCATATGTATGCCGCGTACCGCCCTACGTGTTCGAAGTACTTTCATATGCATACTTTCACCTTCTACAATATCGGTTGTAGCTGGTTTCCCAATAATGTCTTCTTCTGTTAAACCTGTTAATTTCGTATACGCAGGATTAATTACTAACCCTCTTCCTTTTTCATCCACGACCGAAATTGCTTCCTCAGAGGAGTTGATAATCGCCTCAAGTAACGTTTGAATCTCTTTTAAATCCGTAACTTCTTCTGCAAGGTCTACCACTTCTGTTATATCTTTAAAAATCGCAAATGCCCCTTGCACCTCGCCTCCCTCTTTTAATATCGGAATACGGGTTGTAATAATTTTCTTTTCATTTTCTAACGTCAGTTCATAATTCACTTCTATTTGTTTCGTACGTATAATACGAAGCAACTTACTAGTCGGAATAACTTCTAAAATATATTTCCCCACCGCATCTTCCTTTTTATACCCGATAATACGCTCTGCACTTTTATTAAATAGGCGAACTTGTCCCTCTCGATCGATCACAATCATACCGTCATGCGTAGAATTTAAAATTAAATCCCCTTGCTGCGTCTGTTCTTCTAACTTTCCAATTAAATCTTCCTTCTCATGTGCTAATCTCGTAACAATTTTCGCAATATCACCTGGTATAAGAAGAGTATCTTTATGCTTTTTCTTTAATAACTCTTTATGTAAATCATCATCACCTGTCATATCAAACATTACATCAATGCGCATAGAAAGAAACGGCGTTACACTCTCTCCAATTGTAACCCCGTATTCCTTAGCCATTTGCAATCCTTTTGCTATCGGATTTATATCAATAATCCCTATAATTTGAAATATATTCGAACTTTGCAACAGATTCAGCAGTGTACTGCCACCTTCACCTGCACCAACAATTAAAACTTTTTGTTTCATATATTACACTTCCTCTCGAAGTATCTCTGCAAAATTTTTCACACCCTTATCTTACTCGTTCAGCCCCCTCTTGACAAACCCCCTTTTCATATAACATCATTAAAATAAACAAAATAATCTGAAAAGGAGCGTTTATATGCAGCGTTACCTTGCTCTATTATTAGCACTCATCCCTATTTCATTAGCTGTGTTTGGCATTAAGTTAATGAGAGATACTGTGTTCGGGATTCTATTTCCTCCACTCTCTATACTATGGTTACAATTTTTAATCGGCGCTCTCTGCTTCGCGCTCGGGTTTTATATTTTTGGTGGCTTCGTCTTACACCGAGATCGTAAACGAAATAAAGTACAAGCTCGCTTTAGAAGATAGGAAAGCCCTACTATTTACAAATAAAAAAATGAGACCGTTACACGCGGTCTCATTTTTTTATTTGCAATAACGTTCTTGCCGTTTCAGGATAATCCGTAATAATCGCCGATATATTCATCTCAAAATATTTCAACATAAGTGTTTCTTCATTAATTGTATAGGGCCGAACCTCTACATCACTTTCCATCGTTAGTTCAGCAACGGCATCTTGAAGATAACGATAATTAGGGTGCACTGCTGTAGCCCCCATTTTTTTTGCATATGCCCACGGACTATGCAAACCTTCGCGATATAAAATCGCTGTTTGAATATCTGGTGCCATCATATGACACCTTTTCATACTGTAGTGATTAAATGAAGAAAATATAACACGATCTTCTAGATTAAATTTCCGTACAAGCGTTATGACTTCTTCCTCTAAACCTCTGTATGGAATTTTATTATTTTTAAGTTCAATATTAAGTAGTAACTGTGTTTTTTCAATCCATTCTAATACCTCTTCTAAAAGAGGTATTTTACAAAACCCTACTTTATCACCAAATTTATAACTCGCATCTAAGTTACATAAATCCTCATATAAATAATTTCGAACCGCACCTTTTCCATTTGTTGTCCGGTTCACCGTTTCATCATGAATGACGACAACTTTTCCGTCTTTCGTTAATTGAACATCAAGCTCAATTCCATCCGCTCTAAAAGACTCCGCCGCTTCAAATGAAATCATTGTATTTTCTGGGTATGTTCCTGCTGCACCACGATGTGCAAATATAAGAGTCATCCTCACTCCCCCAATCTTATGCTATACTATACGAAAAAGGAGGTACTTCTATGAGACCATTACAAATTTCTCCAGACACTGCAGTCCGCCTATCAAAAGCACTAGGTGTTCCACTTGAACAACTTATGCATATGCCGCAGCACATTTTAATTCAAAAGTTAGTTGAATTAGAAAAACAAAATAAAGAC from Bacillus basilensis includes the following:
- a CDS encoding dihydrolipoamide acetyltransferase family protein — translated: MAVENITMPQLGESVTEGTISKWLVNVGDHVNKYDPLAEVMTDKVNAEVPSSFTGIVKELIAGEGDTLAVGEVVCVIQVEGADEVAATAVEEKTKEEPKAEVATPEKAPKAKQPTDGKPRFSPAVLKLAGEHNVDLDLVEGTGANGRITRKDILKLVESGNIPQAGAKKEEAVAAVVEARPEAPKAAPVAQKVEAAKPVSVPTMPGDIEIPVTGVRKAIAANMLRSKHEAPHAWMMIEVDVTNLVSYRNSIKGDFKKREGFNLTFFAFFVKAVAQALKEYPQINSMWAGDKIVQKKDINLSIAVATEDELFVPVIKHADEKTIKGIAREITELAGKVRTKSLKADEMQGGTFTINNTGSFGSVQSMGIINYPQAAILQVESIVKRPVIMDNGMFGARDMVNLCLSLDHRVLDGLICGKFLGRVKEILENTSENNTSVY
- the bfmBAB gene encoding 3-methyl-2-oxobutanoate dehydrogenase subunit beta codes for the protein MAVMSYIDAITLAMREEMERDEKVFVLGEDVGKKGGVFKATHGLYDQFGEDRALDAPLAESAIAGVAIGAAMYGMRPIAEMQFADFIMPAVNQIVSEAAKIRYRSNNDWTCPVTIRAPFGGGVHGALYHSQSVEAMFANQPGLKIVIPSTPYDAKGLLKAAIRDEDPVLFFEHKRAYRLIKGEVPEDDYVLPIGKADVKREGDDITVITYGLCVHFALQAAEKLAQDGISAHILDLRTVYPLDKEAIIEAASKTGKVLLVTEDNKEGSIISEVAAIIAENCLFDLDAPIARLAGPDVPAMPYAPTMEKFFMVNPDKVEKAMRELAEF
- the bfmBAA gene encoding 3-methyl-2-oxobutanoate dehydrogenase subunit alpha, producing MAEVKEKRHEELGLSDEQVLEMFRTMLLARKIDERMWLLNRAGKIPFVISCQGQEAAQVGAAFALDREKDYALPYYRDMGVVLAFGMTAKELMLSAFAKAGDPNSGGRQMPGHFGQKKNRIVTGSSPVTTQVPHAVGIALAGKMEKKDLVTFVTFGEGSSNQGDFHEGANFAGVHKLPVIFMCENNKYAISIPVEKQLACKNVADRAIGYGMPGYTIDGNDPLAVYKAVKEAADRGRRGEGPTLIETVSYRLTAHSSDDDDRVYRDKEEVEEAKKKDSIITFAAYLKEAGVLTEESEKQMLDEIMHIVNEATEYAENAPYAAPEDALKHVYAE
- the lpdA gene encoding dihydrolipoyl dehydrogenase, whose translation is MAREYDLVIVGGGTGGYVAAIRASQLGLKTALVEKENLGGTCLHKGCIPSKALLRSAEVYATAKKGEEFGVIASNVELNFAKVQERKEKIVTQLHKGVQHLMKQGKIDVFEGIGRILGPSIFSPMPGTISVELASGEENEMLIPKNVLVATGSRPNSLPGLELDGEYVMSSDHALKMETLPSSIIIVGGGVIGIEWASMLADFGVEVTVLEYAKTILPLEDQDVSKEMQRLFKKKGIKVVTGAKVLPETLVKDNGVTIQAEHNGENKEFKAEKMLVSVGRQANTQNIGLENTDIVVEKGYIQTNEFYQTKESHIYAIGDVIGGLQLAHVASHEGIVAVEHIAGKEVTPIDYSMVSKCVYSSPEVASVGLTEQEAKEKGYKLKVGKFSFRAIGKALVYGESDGFVKLVVDEETNDILGVHMIGPHVTDMISEAGLARVLDATPWEVAHTIHPHPSLSEAIGEAALAVDGKALHA
- the buk gene encoding butyrate kinase, whose protein sequence is MSVNRILVINPGSTSTKIGVFDNERPVLEETIRHDVEQIGKYKRIIDQYEFRKETILEVLHSHGINISKLNAVCGRGGLLRPIEGGTYTVNDAMLEDLKNGFSGHHASNLGGILAYEIASGLNIPAFIVDPVVVDEMEPIARISGIAGMERKSIFHALNQKAVARKVADQLNHKYEDLNLLVTHMGGGITVGAHKKGKVIDVNNGLNGEGPFSPERAGTVPVGQLVEMCFSGEYYRDEMVKQLVGQGGLVSLIGTNDAIKVEQMVEKGDPEATLIYKAMAYQVAKEIGGASAVLHGKIDAIVLTGGLAYSKILVDEIKERVDWIADVIVHPGEDELEALAEGALRVLREEEAPKEYVVREKQTVARG
- a CDS encoding Glu/Leu/Phe/Val dehydrogenase, producing MTLEIFEYLEKYDYEQVVFCQDKESGLKAIIAIHDTTLGPALGGTRMWTYDSEEAAIEDALRLAKGMTYKNAAAGLNLGGAKTVIIGDPRKDKSEAMFRALGRYIQGLNGRYITAEDVGTTVDDMDIIHEETDFVTGISPSFGSSGNPSPVTAYGVYRGMKAAAKEAFGTDNLEGKVIAVQGVGNVAYHLCKHLHAEGAKLIVTDINKEAVQRAVEEFGAAAVEPNEIYGVECDVYAPCALGATVNDETISQLKAKVIAGSANNQLKEDRHGDIIHEMGIVYAPDYVINAGGVINVADELYGYNRERALKRVESIYDTIAKVIEISKRDGIPTYVAADRLAEERIASLKNSRSTYLRNGHDIISRR
- the yqiS gene encoding phosphate butyryltransferase; the protein is MKLEHLIDQAAGQPKKTVAVAVAEDHEVIEAVAKAITLQLAQFRLYGNQEKIMGMLQEHGLQTSEHIEVIAAASSAEAAELSVKAVRNGEADVLMKGNIPTANILKAVLNKEWGLRKGSVLSHVAAFEVPNYNRLIFVTDAAMNIAPDVTQKAAIIQNTVEVARAIGMDLPKVAPIAAVEVVNPAMQATIDAAMLTQMNRRGQIKNCVVDGPLALDNAVSQIAAEHKGIVSDVAGKADILLVPTIEAGNVLYKSLVYFADAKVGAMIAGAKAPIVLTSRADSAETKVYSLALAVATASK
- a CDS encoding sigma-54-dependent Fis family transcriptional regulator, translated to MKQKVLIVGAGEGGSTLLNLLQSSNIFQIIGIIDINPIAKGLQMAKEYGVTIGESVTPFLSMRIDVMFDMTGDDDLHKELLKKKHKDTLLIPGDIAKIVTRLAHEKEDLIGKLEEQTQQGDLILNSTHDGMIVIDREGQVRLFNKSAERIIGYKKEDAVGKYILEVIPTSKLLRIIRTKQIEVNYELTLENEKKIITTRIPILKEGGEVQGAFAIFKDITEVVDLAEEVTDLKEIQTLLEAIINSSEEAISVVDEKGRGLVINPAYTKLTGLTEEDIIGKPATTDIVEGESMHMKVLRTRRAVRGIHMKIGQKKRDVIVNVAPVIVDGILKGSVGVIRDVSEIQKLTNELNRARQIIRTLEAKYSFEDIVGNSDETTAAIEQAKLGANTPATVLLRGESGTGKELFAHAIHNGSNRKYNKFVRVNCAAISETLLESELFGYEEGAFSGAKRGGKRGFFEEANNGSIFLDEIGELSANTQAKLLRVLQEKEIVKVGGTKAIPINVRVIAATHVNLEKAILEGEFREDLYYRLNKIPIQIPSLRQRKGDIPAIAERLIQKINQDYGRNIEGLTDSAISYLQSYEWPGNVRELENILGRAIIFMNYNETYIDVHHLPPLHNEEQVESKQTHLLPELEEKPLEHLVTEFEGNIIHEYLERFGGNKTQTARALGISVRNLYYKLEKYECAKNSVQ
- a CDS encoding DUF2627 domain-containing protein, with protein sequence MQRYLALLLALIPISLAVFGIKLMRDTVFGILFPPLSILWLQFLIGALCFALGFYIFGGFVLHRDRKRNKVQARFRR